A window of Bacillus toyonensis BCT-7112 genomic DNA:
GAAATTTTTATATCAATCTTTAAAAAATTTCGGGGTGGGAATCGAACCCACTAGAACCAGTTTATAACGCTGGTGGCGCACCATTTGCCTTCCCCATTCATCAATTTGAAAATGATAATCACGACACAAATTGATTATGGTTTCATTCAGTTTATAATCGTATAATACTTTATCTAGTCAAAAAAATAAACTAGTTTTTTTATTTTTTTGTAAATTATTTTTCCGTCAATCATAGTTAGTACAGGCTTGGCTAAATAATGGAAAGGATGATGTGTCCATAACACGAGATCAGCGTCTTTTCCAACCTCAATGCTTCCAATTCTATCCTCTAAACGCAAATTTCTCGCTGGAAATATAGTGATTCCTTCCAATGCAGTTTTCTCGTCTAACCCTTCCCTTACTGCGACAGCGGCACAAACATTTAAATATTGAATTGGTGTATAAGGGTGATCAGTTGTTATAGAAACTTCTACTCCATTTTTAGATAATATATGGTAAGTATCCCATGTTTTGTTTTTTAGTTCGATTTTAGACCGGCGTGTAAGAGTGGGACCAACTGAAACTTTTAAATTGTGTTTTGAAAGCTCTTCAACAATAAAGTGTCCTTCTGTACAATGCTCAATACGTAAATCAAGATTGAATTCTGTTGCAAAGCGTAAAGCAGAACTAATATCGTCAGCACGGTGAGCGTGGATACGTACCGGTATTTCGCGGCGTAATGCTTTTAAAATAGGGAGCATTCGAAAATCAGCTTCATGCCCGTAGTGCTGTGCTTCATAGAATGATTCCCGAAGTAACCCCATAATGCCCATGCGTGTAATGGACTCTTTCGTTCCATTACTATGAACCTTTTTAGGGTTTTCTCCAAAGGCAATCTTTAAACCAGCAGGTTCTTGAATAATCATGTGATCAATACAAGTTCCAGCAGTTTTTATTACACAAGTAGTACCGCCGATAATATTTTGACTCCCAGGCATAACGTGAACAGTTGTGATCCCGTTTTGTACAGCGTCTTGAAATGCGATATCAAAAGGATGGATTCCGTCTAAAGAACGGATATGTGGTGTTGAAACTTCAGAGGTTTCGTTAGCGTCATTTCCAGCCCAACCAGTGCCTTCATCATAGAGACCAAGGTGAGTATGGACGTCAATAAATCCAGGTAAGAGATGAAGAGCTCGCGCATCTATAACGGTCATATCTTGAGTAGGCTGAATAGAAGGTTTGACCTCAGCAATTCGTTCTCCTATAACGAGTACATCACCTTGAAACTTGGGAGATGTAATAGGATACACAATGGCTTGTTTGAGCAATATTTTCATAGGTACCTCATTTCTGTTACTTTACAATATTAATGTGATTGAAGAAAAAGTAACTGAAAGGTTATTTGTGTAGTAATGCTCTGAATCCTAGAAAATGAAAGTTTTGAAAGGGAACCCCTTGTAAAACTGTGTTTTAGAAGTACTACATTGTATGCGAAAGTATATTTTGTAATGCATGGTCTATTGTCGGAAATGTGTATTGGTACCCATGTTCAATTGCTTTACTAGGTAATACATGTTGCCCTTCTAGTACAAGTATACTCATCTCACCCAATAAAGCGTGAAGCATAAATGAAGGGACAGGTAACCAATGAGGTTTTCTCATTATAGTTGCCATGGTTTCTCCAAATTCCTTCATTCTTATAGGTAACGGGGCTGTAATATTAAGAGGACCATTAATTTCTTCTTTGTGTATGATGAAATCAATCATGCGAACGACATCATCTATATGAATCCATGATAACCATTGATTTCCAGATCCAATTGTGCCTCCGATATAAAATTGATAGGGAAGTAGCATCTTTGGAAGAGCACCTCCGTCTGCACCTAATATGACTCCGAATCTTGCGTAGATTGTTCGCATTCCAAGAGAACGTGCTTTAGATGCTTCTTGTTCCCATGAATATACTGTATTTGCTAAAAAGTCATTTCCAGGAATCTCATGCTGTTCTGTAAAAGACTCAGTTTCAGACGTTCCATAGTATCCAATAGCACTTGCGTTAATAAATGTATTTGGCTTTGTACCAAGTGTTTGCAATTGTTTAATAAGTCCTTTTGTTGTTTGAATTCGACTGTTTAAAATGGATTCCTTTTGTTTCTTTGTCCACCTACTATTAATAGACTCTCCAGCTAGATTAATAACTACATCAATAGAAGAGAGGGGGAAGGTTTGTAAATCAGGTGTCCATCGTACATACTGAAGGTTAGGGTGGGAAGTTTCAGTAGTTTTGTTTCGAGTAAGAATGTAAACATTATATCCTTTTTGAATAAAAAAAGTAGAAAGGTATTTACCGATAAAGCCGGTACCACCAGAAATTGCGATTCTCACAATTATTTCCTCCTCATTATATATATTCTTGAAAAGCAAAAACGTTCCTTGACTATGTTAAAATAATAGAGAGGTGAGAGTATGGCTGTCATTACAAAAATAGAAGTGCAAAAACGATCGAAAGAGCGATTTAATATTTATATTGATAAAGGTCAAGGTGAAGAGTACGGATTTAGTGTGGATCAAGTAATCTTAATGAAACATGGATTACAAAAAGGTTTAGAAATTGATGAAATAGAGTTAGGCAATATTTTGTTCAATGAAGAGGTACAAAAAGCATATTTACAAGCAATCTCCTATTTATCCTATCAAATGAGAACGAAACAAGAAATAGAAGATTTTTTACGAAAAAAAGAAGTGGGACAGGCCATCATCTCTGAAGTCGTTTCGAAATTATTACATGACCGATATATTAATGATAAAGAGTATGCCATTTTATATACGCGAACGCAAAGTAATGTGAATCGAAAAGGTCCAACTGTTATAAAAAGAGAGCTGTTAAATAAAGGCGTTCAGGATCTAATCATTACACATAGTTTACAAGAGTATCCAAAGGAGAAGCAAATTGAAAATGCTTTGATTCTTGTAGAAAAAAGAAAAAATCTTATCAAAAGCATTCATTTTTACAAATGAAGCTAAAGTTAGATGAAATGCTTGTTCGTAAAGGATATTCTAGAGATGTGATTCAAATTTGTTTGGAAGAATTGAAAGACGAAAAAGATGACGAAAAGCAACAAGAAGCGTTACACTATCATGGAAATAAATATTATGAGAAATATAAGAAGTATGATGGATGGACATTCGAAAATAAGATGAAACAAGCGTTATATCGAAAAGGATTTTCTATTGATGAAATAGAGATATTTTTACAAATGAAAAGTGAAGAGGGATGAGGGGAATAATAAGATGAATATGCCAAAACGCTACAGTGAAATGACACCGCATGAGCTTAGAGAAGAAATTGGCGCTTTAAAGGAGCAAGCAGTAAAGGCTGAGCAACTTGGAATTGTAAATGAATTCGATGTATTAATGAGAAAGATGGCCATGGCCCGTGCTTACATGACTGATATAAACAAATTCCATATTGGTGAGACATATGAATTAGTAGAAGAACCTGGTGTATTATTTAAAATTACGTACTTCAATGGGGTATTTGCTTGGGGTTATAAGCAAAATGATAATGAAGAGATTGGGATACCAATTTCCTTGTTGCAAGAAAAATAAAAACCAGAGAGCGAATATCTCTCTGGTTTTCATCTTTGGTAGGCGTTAAAGGAGATAGGAGATTCTAAAATTGGCGTTTTTTACATTCGTTGGCCAATATAATGAGAGACTGGGTTTGTTGCGTCTGTCCGTTAACTTGCGCTTTCGCATGTTTCGGACGAGTCCA
This region includes:
- a CDS encoding amidohydrolase; this translates as MKILLKQAIVYPITSPKFQGDVLVIGERIAEVKPSIQPTQDMTVIDARALHLLPGFIDVHTHLGLYDEGTGWAGNDANETSEVSTPHIRSLDGIHPFDIAFQDAVQNGITTVHVMPGSQNIIGGTTCVIKTAGTCIDHMIIQEPAGLKIAFGENPKKVHSNGTKESITRMGIMGLLRESFYEAQHYGHEADFRMLPILKALRREIPVRIHAHRADDISSALRFATEFNLDLRIEHCTEGHFIVEELSKHNLKVSVGPTLTRRSKIELKNKTWDTYHILSKNGVEVSITTDHPYTPIQYLNVCAAVAVREGLDEKTALEGITIFPARNLRLEDRIGSIEVGKDADLVLWTHHPFHYLAKPVLTMIDGKIIYKKIKKLVYFFD
- a CDS encoding TIGR01777 family oxidoreductase yields the protein MRIAISGGTGFIGKYLSTFFIQKGYNVYILTRNKTTETSHPNLQYVRWTPDLQTFPLSSIDVVINLAGESINSRWTKKQKESILNSRIQTTKGLIKQLQTLGTKPNTFINASAIGYYGTSETESFTEQHEIPGNDFLANTVYSWEQEASKARSLGMRTIYARFGVILGADGGALPKMLLPYQFYIGGTIGSGNQWLSWIHIDDVVRMIDFIIHKEEINGPLNITAPLPIRMKEFGETMATIMRKPHWLPVPSFMLHALLGEMSILVLEGQHVLPSKAIEHGYQYTFPTIDHALQNILSHTM
- a CDS encoding YfhH family protein, which produces MNMPKRYSEMTPHELREEIGALKEQAVKAEQLGIVNEFDVLMRKMAMARAYMTDINKFHIGETYELVEEPGVLFKITYFNGVFAWGYKQNDNEEIGIPISLLQEK
- a CDS encoding YpzG family protein, coding for MSYRDRLDSRSELFNHTWTRPKHAKAQVNGQTQQTQSLIILANECKKRQF